Within Actinomycetota bacterium, the genomic segment GTGTCGTCCGTGGCCATGTTCTTCACCTTCACTCTACGCCTGCTCGCAACACTGGATAATCAACTCGATGTGGAGGATCAGGCTGTTGGCACATGCGGGGATGAAGACCGCATCACCGAACGTGGAACCGGAACCGTCGACCTTCGTGGTGTGACCGTCCAAACACCTCGCCGCTGCACTCCATGGTGAAAACTCGTCCGGCGACGGATCCTGCCCGTAGAGACGGCAGTTGTCCGGAAGCTGCTCCGTGAACCCCGTGGAATAATCGCCGGTAACCACGATGCCGTCGAGCGTCGCCTGCGGCGGCAGTGCGTCCGTCACCCCGTCAGGACAAGACAGCACAGGCCACAGAGATAGCCTGAGCTGAAACCATCGTTCTGGAAACAGCGGAGTCCACGCGATGCAGTACACGTCACAGTTGATCCACGCCGGGCTCGTCGTCTGCGCGTACGCGGGGCGCAAGCCGACGACCTGCACGATCGGGACCGCCCAGAGAGCACCGGCGACCGCCGCACCACGTTTCAGCGCCTCACGGCGCGTCAAACCGACCTGGTCCGGCGTCTCGTGCAACCTGTGCCTCCTCGCTCACACGTCGGTCCGGCGAAGCTCATAGCTTCACCGTCCAACCCGCCCCCAGCGTATCGGAGCGACCACACAGCGTCGATACGACACGTGTCGTATATGCAGCGCCACTGACTTCCGTTCTCGTCAATGCCGGCGTCGAATGGCGACGCTCCCATTGACGAGAAAACCCAGTGTGGATTCCTGTCAATGCCGGCGTCGAATAGCGACGCTCCCATTGACGAGAAAGCACAGGTACTAGCCTGCCCCGGATGGCTCCGGATCGATTCACCCACAGCGTCTCTGTCGACACCACACCCGAGTCGGCCTGGCAGGTACTCCAGCAACCCGAGACCTGGGGCAAGATCGCGGGCGTCGAGCGCGTCTATGACGCGCGACACTCCCCCGACGGTGTCCTGCGCTCCTACCGGTTCACCGTCAGAGCCGCCGGAAAGGCCTACGAGGGCACCGCCACGACCCACGACGCCGACGCACCGACCCTGATGGCGGTGACGATCGACACCTCAGAGGTCATCGGCACGATCACCGTCGAACTGACGCCAACCAACCCCGGCGGCATCGACATGACCGCATCACTCAAGATGCAGGCCAGGGGCATACTCTCGGTCCTGATCTTCCCCCTCATCGCAGCGGCCGTCGGTTCCGGGTTCGCCGCCCAGATAGACGAAATCGGCACACGCATGGAGGCCGACGGCCAGGCGCCGACCTAGACCGATTCACGGTGCCGTGGCCCGTACCACGGCCTCTTCGGCGCTCGTGAGCGCGCTCGCAGGGTCGAGCCCGGAGAAGATTGCGTCGAGCGCCGCGTCGAGGGGATCCCACACGGTCGCCATCTCCGCGACCCCGGGGAGCAGGTCGCCCCCGTCGACGCTCTCGACGAACCCCCCGATGTGTCCGTCGAGACTCGATCGGGCGGGTAGGTACGCCGGAACGCGATTGTCGGCGAGGGCCGCTCCTGTCAGCACCTCAGACCTGGCCAAGACCTCTCGAACGAACGACTCTGCAAGATCAGGCGGAGCGTCGGCGCTCACGAAGAACGCCTGGACTCCGACGAACGGGCGCAGCGACCTCCCTTCCAGCGTCGGTAAAGGGCGCACGGCGAAGTCGACACCGGCGTCGACGAAGGGGCGAATCTGCCACGGTCCGGTGATGAGGAACGGAATCTCACCGGCGGCGAAGCCGTCGACGACCTCGCCGTACGGCCCGGTAAAGACGGTCCCCTCCGCGACCAGGCGGCCGAGCGCCTTCGCACCTTCCACGGCTTTGCCAAGTCCGACATCGTTCACCGACCATCCCCCGCCGGGGCTCGGGCCGAACACGTATCCGCCCGAACTCGAAAGAAACCCGTACTGGTGATAGAGGCCCTCGGGGATGCCGACACACCTCTCGAACGACGCACAGAGGCTCCGAAGCGATGCGAACGTGTCAGGGACGACGTCCCCACCGGCGACGTCCAGATTCACATACAGTGAGACCGCCTCGAGCCCGTACGGGATCCCGTACGTCTCACCACCCGACGTCACCGACCGGATCGCGACGGGATCGAGATCGGGACCGACGACTCCCAGGTCGACCGGCACGACCACGCCCTGTGCGAGCAACGACGGCAGCCTATCGTGCGACGCCACGAAGACATCAGGTCCGCCTCCCGCCACCACCGCGGTCGCGATGTCATCGAACGGGTGTGCGACCACATCGACCGCCACGCCGGCACGCTTCGCGAAATCTGCGACGAACGGCGCGAGAACCGCCGCTCGCAGGTCGTCCACCCACACCTCGAGGCGGTCGGATTCAACCGTTGTCGTGACCGATGGAGAGGTGACCGTCGGACGCGGCCCCCCGGTCGTCGAGGGCACCACTTCGCCGGTGCACGCCGCCACCAGCAGTCCGAACACAACCAAGGCAGCGAGAATGTGCTCGAAGTTGGACCGTCTGCGGACTACTCAGCCCTCCTCGGCACGCAGTCGCTCTGCGACCTCGAGTGCCCGGCCGCGGTCATCGGTGAGTTCGGCCCGGTCGGTGAGGAGTGTCACGTGGTTGTCGACGATCTGCAAGAAGCCCCCGTGCATTCCCACGGTCACCTTCTCGTCTCCCGCCTCGACGACGACGACTCCGGTGGCAAGCGCCGCCATCAGTGGCTCGTGATCGGTGAGCACACCGATCTCGCCATCGACGGTCTTGGCGACGAGAAAATCGGCGTCACCAGACCAGACGACGGCCTCGGGGGCAACGATGTCGACGCGGAAACTCATCAGAAGGTCGCCTCGATCTCCTTGGCCTTCGCCTGGACCTCCTCGACGCCGCCGACCATGTAGAACGCCTGCTCGGGCAGCTGATCCAGCTCGCCATCGATCAGCATCCTGAAGTCGCGAATGCTCTCTTCGAGAGGCACGAAGACACCGGGAATACCGGTGAACTGCTCTGCGACAAAGAAGGGCTGTGACAGGAACCGCTGGATACGCCGGGCCCTACCCACGATCAGCTTGTCCTCTTCGGACAACTCGTCGATGCCGAGAATCGCGATGATGTCCTGCAGGTCCTTGTAGCGCTGCAGGATCTGCTGCACCCTGCGGGCGACGTCATAGTGCTCCTGGCCGACGTGCAGCGGATCGAGAATCCTGCTCGTCGAGTCGAGCGGGTCGATCGCCGGGTAGATCCCCAACTCGACAAGACCTCGCGACAGCACCGTTGTCGCATCCAGGTGAGCGAACGTCGTGTGCGGCGCAGGGTCGGTGATATCGTCGGCGGGCACGTAGATCGCCTGCAACGACGTGATCGACCGGCCCTTCAGCGACGTGATCCGCTCCTGAAGAAGGCCCATCTCGTCGGCGAGGGTCGGCTGGTACCCCACCGCCGAAGGCATCCGCCCCAGCAGCGTCGAGACCTCGGATCCGGCCTGCGTGAACCGGAAGATGTTGTCGATGAACAGCAGCACGTCCTGACGCATCACGTCGCGGAAGTACTCGGCCATCGTCAGAGCCGACAGGCCGACCCGCAGGCGAACACCCGGTGGCTCGTCCATCTGGCCGAACACCAACGCCGTCTGCTTGATCACGCCGGACTTGGTCATGTCGACGAACAGGTCGTTGCCTTCACGGGTCCGCTCACCGACACCGGCGAACGTGGACACGCCACCGTGCTGGGTGGCGACCCGGTTGATCATCTCCTGGATGATGACGGTCTTGCCGGTCCCGGCACCGCCAAACATGCCGATCTTGCCGCCACGTATGTACGGTTCCAGCAGGTCGATGACCTTGATACCCGTCTCGAAGATCTCCTTCTGCGGTTCGACGTCTTCGAACTTCGGCGGCGGCCTGTGGATCGGCCAGCGTTCGTCGAACTCGATCGAGTCCGCCGGGACGTCGAGTGGCTCACCCCATACGTTGAAGATGTGTCCGAGCGTCTTGGGTCCGACCGGAACGGTGATCGGTCCGCCCGTGTTGCGGACCTCGGCACCACGGACGAGACCATCGGTGCCTTTCATCGCCACGGCGCGCACCGTGTCGTTTCCAAGGTGCTGTGCCACCTCGGCAATGATCATCTGGGGCTTGCCGCCGATCTCGAAGATGATTTCGAGGGCATACAAGATCTCTGGGAGCTCACCTTTGGGGAACTCCACGTCGACGACGGGACCCGTCACCCTGACGATCCGTCCAACACTCTTCGCCTCTGCCACGATCCCTCGCTCCTTCGTTTCCTACATCATCCGTTGCGTAACGCTTCCGCGCCGCCAACGATCTCTGAGATCTCTGTTGTGATCTCAGCCTGGCGGGCCTGGTTGGCTCTCCGGCTGAGGACTTTGATCAGGTCTTCCGCGTTCTCCGTTGCCGCTTTCATCGCCCGCTGCCTCGATGCGTGCTCCGATGCAGACGAGTCCAGCAGCACGCCGAAGGCCGTCGCCTCCACGTACCGTGGTAGCAGCCGATCGAGAATCTCCGACGGCGACGGCTCATAGCTGTAGGTCACCGTGCCGAGCGGCTCCTCGTCGCCTTCCGGCGGGACGATCGGCAGCAGCTCGATGCCGCTCGCTTCTTGCACGAGAGCGGACACGTACCGGGTATAGAACACCTCCACGGCGTCGACCGCCCTGCTTGCATACTCCTCCATGATCACATTTGCGAGGGTCCGGGCATCCGCATATCCAGGGGCGTCGGTCACTCCCAGGAAAGCTCGTTCCACGTGATATCCGCGGAAACGGAAGTACGTCTGCGCCTTCTTGCCGACGACATACACACGGATCTGCACGCCTTGGAAACGCAGTTCGATGATGCGACGCTCGGCCATCCTGATCACCGTCGAGTTGTACGCACCGGCGAGACCACGATCCGACGACACCACGACAATCCCTGCGGTGTCGACCTTACGCCTCTCGAGGAGCATGTGGGTCGCACCTCCGGCGGCACGTCCCACGTTTCTGATCACATCGGTGAGCTGCTCCACGTACGGTTTGGAGGCATGGACACGCTGCTGGGCCTTGACGATGCGCGACGCGGCGATGAGCTCCATCGCTCGCGTGATCTTCTTCGTCGACTGCACGGATCGAATCCGCCGCCGTGTCTGCCGAAGCTCGGCGCTGGCCAACCGCTACTCCCTTCCTGCCTCGAAGAGCTCTTTGAACTCGCCGATCGCCTTGCTCATGTCCTCCGCATCCGGCATCGTGCCGGTTGATTCGATCCGCTCCAACAGAGCCGCGTAGCGACTCCGGACGAATCCGCGCAGCTCCGCCTCGAACCGACCGATGTCCGGCACCGGAATATCATCCATGAACCCGCTCGTCACCGCATGGATCACGAGCACCTGTTCTTCTACCGGGACCGGTGTGAACTGCGGCTGCTTCAGCACTTCGACCACGCGGCGACCTCGCGCCAACTGGGCTGCGCTGGCCGCATCGAGTTCGGAGCCGAATTCGGCGAAGGCCTCCAGCTCGCGAAACTGTGCCAGATTGATTCGCAGCGGACCCGCGACCTTCTTCATGGCCTTGATCTGCGCGCTGCCTCCGACCCGCGACACCGAGATGCCGGCGTTGATCGCCGGACGCACACCCGAATAGAACAGATCGGTCTCCAGAAAGATCTGCCCGTCGGTGATCGAGATCACATTCGTGGGGATGTACGCCGAAACGTCTCCCGCCTTCGTCTCGACGATGGGCAGCCCTGTCAGCGATCCCCCGCCGAGATCGTCCGAGAGCTTGGCACAGCGCTCGAGAAGTCGGCTGTGCAGGTAGAAAACGTCGCCCGGATATGCCTCACGGCCTGGAGGACGCCGCAGCAGCAGCGAGATCTCCCGATAGGCAACCGCCTGTTTGGAGAGGTCGTCGAAGACGATCAGGGCGTGCTGGCCCTTGTACATCCAATACTGAGCGATCGCCGAGCCGGCGTACGGTGCGTACATCTGCAGCGCTGCGGGCGCCGACGCCGCCGCGTTGACCACCACCGTATAGTCCATCGCACCGTGCTTGTGGAACGCATCGACCACCTCTGCGACGGTCGAAGCCTTCTGGCCGATGGCAACATAGACGCACTTCACGTCCTTGCCCTTTTGGTTGATGATCGTGTCGACCGCGATTGCCGTCTTCCCGGTCTGACGGTCGCCGATGATCAGCTCCCGCTGCCCGCGACCGATCGGGATCATCGCGTCGATCGCCTTGATCCCCGTCTGGAGAGGTTCGTTGACAGGCTGGCGCTGTACGACCGAAGGAGCCTGCACTTCGAGGAGACGGCTCTCCGTCGTATTGACCGGGCCTTTCCCGTCGAGAGGATTGCCGAGCGAGTCCACGACCCGTCCGAGCATGGCATCACCGACACCGATCGAGAGCACACGGCCGGTGGAACGGACCGGCGAGCCTTCCTCGATGTGGGAGAACTCGCCCATCAGCACGACACCGATCGAGTCCACGTCCAAGTTCAGGGCGACACCGAGCAGGCCACCTGGGAATTCCAGCAACTCGGAAGCCATCGCGTTGGGAAGGCCTTTCACGGCCGCCACACCATCGGCGACCATCGTCACGTAACCGACCGTCTCGGCTTCGAGTTCTGGTGCCCAGCCTTCGAGATGCTTCCGCAGGGAAGCGGCGATGTCTTGCGGGTCAAGCGTCAGTTCAGCCATCGTTGCTCCTTCGCATCAGCGGCTCTGTAGGGTCTGGCGAAGACTCTCGAGACGGTGACGGATCGATCCGTCGATCACCGTGTCGCCGATCGTGGCGACGATGCCACCCAAGACCGATGGGTCGACCACGAGCTTCACTTCAACGTTCTTTCCGGTTGCCTTGCCGAGAGCTTCCTCGAGTTTCGTAAGCGTTTGCGCGTCCAGCGGCACCGCCGCACGGACCTCGGCGATCGCCTTGTTGCGCTCCGCCGCGGCACGCGTCACAAAGGTGTCGGCAATTGCAGGGAGATCGCGTGCCCGTCCCAAGCCGGCCACGAACCGCACAAACGCCGTCGTCAGGTTCGATGCCTTGCCTTCCAGCAGGTCGGCGAGAACTGCTTCTTTGCGCTCGGCCGGCAACCGCGGATCTGCCAGTACGTCGGCGAGTTCCGCGGAGCCTTCGATCGCCCGAGCGACCGTGAACATCTCATCCTCGACGGTCGCGAGCTGCCCTTCGGCGCTCGCAATGGCGAGGATGGCGTCCGCGTATCCCGCGATGCGCTCATCCATCGCCTAACCCATCCGTTCGAGTTCGTCGAGATAGCGGTCGATCAGACCCTCTTGCGCTCGGCGGTCGAGGCTGCCCTGCACCACCCGCTCGGCGAGGTCGATCGAGAGATTGGCGACTTCCTGGCGGACCTCGGCGAGTGCACGCTCACGCTCGGCGGCAACTTCGCCTCTGGCCTTCGCGACGATCTCTTCCGCCTCGGCCTTGGCTTTGGCGACCATGTCGGACCGCATCGCCTCCGCCGTCAGTCGGGCTTCCTCGATGATCCGGTTGGACTCTTCTTTGGCATTCGCCAGCTGTTCCCGGTAGTCGTTCAGGAGTCCCTGAGCTTCCAGCTTGGCGTCCTCGGCCTCTCGCATGCCGCCAACGACGGCCTGCTGACGCGCTTCGAGCGTACGGTTGAGTGCCGGCCCCGCGAACTTCCACAGCATGAACACGAGAACCGCGAAGCTCACAATTCCCCAGATCAGCTCGTGGATCTCCGGGAGGATCAAGAACAGGCCCGATCTCCCCTCGGCAGCGAGAACCAGTTGTGGCGCCGCGGCGAACATCACACCTGCCCGAACAGGATGAAGAACAGAAGGAGGCCGAAGAGGGCGAGCGCCTCGGTGAAGGCAATACCCAGGAACATGGTCGTACGGACCTGTCCCGCCATCTCCGGCTGCCGGACCATTGCCTGCACGGCGTTACCGACCACGATGCCGATACCGATACCGGGACCGATGGCCGCGAGGCCGTAGGCCAGACCTGCCCCAAGAAGTGCTGCAGCTTGCTGTTCCAATGTGGTTCTCCTCTCAATGCTCCAGGTGAATGGAACTCTCGATGTAGACGGCGGTGAGCAGTGTGAAAATGAACGCCTGCAGGATTCCGACGAAGATCTCGAACCCGGTGATCACGATGGCAAATGCGAACGGGATCGGCCACGCGATCAACTTCGGACCGAGTACGAAGTAACTGGCCGTGGTCACAAAAAACACCGCCAACATGATGTGCCCGGCGATCATGTTGGCGAAGAGTCGTACTGCCAGGCTGACCGGACGGATGAAAAACGTCGAGATCAGCTCGATCGGAATGATCAAGAGCAGCAACGGTTTGGGCACACCTGGGGGGATGAGCGTGTGGACGATGTACATGATGCCGTGCTTCTTGAGCCCGACGAAGACGAACACGAACCACACGAAGATGGCGAGAAAGGCAGGGACGGCCATCCGGGCCGTCACCGGGAAGTTGACCAACGGCGTGACCTCGAGGATGTTCAAGAAAAGAACCCAGAAGAACATCGGGATC encodes:
- a CDS encoding SRPBCC family protein encodes the protein MAPDRFTHSVSVDTTPESAWQVLQQPETWGKIAGVERVYDARHSPDGVLRSYRFTVRAAGKAYEGTATTHDADAPTLMAVTIDTSEVIGTITVELTPTNPGGIDMTASLKMQARGILSVLIFPLIAAAVGSGFAAQIDEIGTRMEADGQAPT
- a CDS encoding extracellular solute-binding protein; its protein translation is MVVFGLLVAACTGEVVPSTTGGPRPTVTSPSVTTTVESDRLEVWVDDLRAAVLAPFVADFAKRAGVAVDVVAHPFDDIATAVVAGGGPDVFVASHDRLPSLLAQGVVVPVDLGVVGPDLDPVAIRSVTSGGETYGIPYGLEAVSLYVNLDVAGGDVVPDTFASLRSLCASFERCVGIPEGLYHQYGFLSSSGGYVFGPSPGGGWSVNDVGLGKAVEGAKALGRLVAEGTVFTGPYGEVVDGFAAGEIPFLITGPWQIRPFVDAGVDFAVRPLPTLEGRSLRPFVGVQAFFVSADAPPDLAESFVREVLARSEVLTGAALADNRVPAYLPARSSLDGHIGGFVESVDGGDLLPGVAEMATVWDPLDAALDAIFSGLDPASALTSAEEAVVRATAP
- a CDS encoding F0F1 ATP synthase subunit epsilon, with product MSFRVDIVAPEAVVWSGDADFLVAKTVDGEIGVLTDHEPLMAALATGVVVVEAGDEKVTVGMHGGFLQIVDNHVTLLTDRAELTDDRGRALEVAERLRAEEG
- the atpD gene encoding F0F1 ATP synthase subunit beta, with product MAEAKSVGRIVRVTGPVVDVEFPKGELPEILYALEIIFEIGGKPQMIIAEVAQHLGNDTVRAVAMKGTDGLVRGAEVRNTGGPITVPVGPKTLGHIFNVWGEPLDVPADSIEFDERWPIHRPPPKFEDVEPQKEIFETGIKVIDLLEPYIRGGKIGMFGGAGTGKTVIIQEMINRVATQHGGVSTFAGVGERTREGNDLFVDMTKSGVIKQTALVFGQMDEPPGVRLRVGLSALTMAEYFRDVMRQDVLLFIDNIFRFTQAGSEVSTLLGRMPSAVGYQPTLADEMGLLQERITSLKGRSITSLQAIYVPADDITDPAPHTTFAHLDATTVLSRGLVELGIYPAIDPLDSTSRILDPLHVGQEHYDVARRVQQILQRYKDLQDIIAILGIDELSEEDKLIVGRARRIQRFLSQPFFVAEQFTGIPGVFVPLEESIRDFRMLIDGELDQLPEQAFYMVGGVEEVQAKAKEIEATF
- a CDS encoding F0F1 ATP synthase subunit gamma; the encoded protein is MASAELRQTRRRIRSVQSTKKITRAMELIAASRIVKAQQRVHASKPYVEQLTDVIRNVGRAAGGATHMLLERRKVDTAGIVVVSSDRGLAGAYNSTVIRMAERRIIELRFQGVQIRVYVVGKKAQTYFRFRGYHVERAFLGVTDAPGYADARTLANVIMEEYASRAVDAVEVFYTRYVSALVQEASGIELLPIVPPEGDEEPLGTVTYSYEPSPSEILDRLLPRYVEATAFGVLLDSSASEHASRQRAMKAATENAEDLIKVLSRRANQARQAEITTEISEIVGGAEALRNG
- a CDS encoding F0F1 ATP synthase subunit alpha, which translates into the protein MAELTLDPQDIAASLRKHLEGWAPELEAETVGYVTMVADGVAAVKGLPNAMASELLEFPGGLLGVALNLDVDSIGVVLMGEFSHIEEGSPVRSTGRVLSIGVGDAMLGRVVDSLGNPLDGKGPVNTTESRLLEVQAPSVVQRQPVNEPLQTGIKAIDAMIPIGRGQRELIIGDRQTGKTAIAVDTIINQKGKDVKCVYVAIGQKASTVAEVVDAFHKHGAMDYTVVVNAAASAPAALQMYAPYAGSAIAQYWMYKGQHALIVFDDLSKQAVAYREISLLLRRPPGREAYPGDVFYLHSRLLERCAKLSDDLGGGSLTGLPIVETKAGDVSAYIPTNVISITDGQIFLETDLFYSGVRPAINAGISVSRVGGSAQIKAMKKVAGPLRINLAQFRELEAFAEFGSELDAASAAQLARGRRVVEVLKQPQFTPVPVEEQVLVIHAVTSGFMDDIPVPDIGRFEAELRGFVRSRYAALLERIESTGTMPDAEDMSKAIGEFKELFEAGRE
- the atpH gene encoding ATP synthase F1 subunit delta, whose amino-acid sequence is MDERIAGYADAILAIASAEGQLATVEDEMFTVARAIEGSAELADVLADPRLPAERKEAVLADLLEGKASNLTTAFVRFVAGLGRARDLPAIADTFVTRAAAERNKAIAEVRAAVPLDAQTLTKLEEALGKATGKNVEVKLVVDPSVLGGIVATIGDTVIDGSIRHRLESLRQTLQSR
- the atpF gene encoding F0F1 ATP synthase subunit B → MFAAAPQLVLAAEGRSGLFLILPEIHELIWGIVSFAVLVFMLWKFAGPALNRTLEARQQAVVGGMREAEDAKLEAQGLLNDYREQLANAKEESNRIIEEARLTAEAMRSDMVAKAKAEAEEIVAKARGEVAAERERALAEVRQEVANLSIDLAERVVQGSLDRRAQEGLIDRYLDELERMG
- the atpE gene encoding ATP synthase F0 subunit C; amino-acid sequence: MERRTTLEQQAAALLGAGLAYGLAAIGPGIGIGIVVGNAVQAMVRQPEMAGQVRTTMFLGIAFTEALALFGLLLFFILFGQV
- the atpB gene encoding F0F1 ATP synthase subunit A, producing the protein MIPAVLAQIVVVPTDINELFDWPAVLPWGINRVVLLMFLATLATFLFLYIPFRKPRIVPTKFQVVVESMVDFVRKDIGRDVIGPESVKYEWLLIPMFFWVLFLNILEVTPLVNFPVTARMAVPAFLAIFVWFVFVFVGLKKHGIMYIVHTLIPPGVPKPLLLLIIPIELISTFFIRPVSLAVRLFANMIAGHIMLAVFFVTTASYFVLGPKLIAWPIPFAFAIVITGFEIFVGILQAFIFTLLTAVYIESSIHLEH